The proteins below come from a single Dryobates pubescens isolate bDryPub1 chromosome 16, bDryPub1.pri, whole genome shotgun sequence genomic window:
- the LOC128897962 gene encoding LOW QUALITY PROTEIN: FAD-dependent oxidoreductase domain-containing protein 1-like (The sequence of the model RefSeq protein was modified relative to this genomic sequence to represent the inferred CDS: inserted 1 base in 1 codon; substituted 1 base at 1 genomic stop codon), with the protein MSKHIKRFNVRLEYIYNGMCILLCTDNFCELGQGLECLGQTLKDQMPALRPGGWGGWTPXGGGVLGXSVAYWLKALEGQQHGMKVLVVERDPTYFQASTVLSVGGIRQQFLLPENIRMSRFATAFLRRIDEYLGVPNEPYIDIQFQPSGYLFLALTEAAARLEATVWLQREEGAQVALLSPTQLKERFPWMNTEGVAVASYGLEDEGWFDPWTLLNAFCHKATSLGVHSCSGEVRGFVTSARDLVPGGPSLTSARIKHIHIYMRDSLEYKPVACSIMVNAAGAWAGKLLEEAGLPEEMWQPPLCFFF; encoded by the exons atgtCAAAACATATCAAAAGGTTCAATGTACGGTTAGAATATATCTATAATGGGATGTGCA tcctgctctgcactgACAACTTCTGTGAGCTGGGACAGGGTTTGGAGTGCTTGGGTCAGACCCTGAAGGATCAGATGCCAGCGTTGAggccggggggctgggggggctggacgC CTGGGGGCGGCGTGCTGGGCTAGTCTGTGGCGTACTGGCTGAAGGcgctggaggggcagcagcacggcatgaaggtgctggtggtggagaGGGACCCCACGTACTTCCAGGCCTCCACGGTGCTGTCGGTGGGGGGCATCCGGCAGCAGTTCTTGCTGCCAGAGAACATCCGCATGTCGCGCTTCGCCACCGCATTCCTGCGCCGCATTGACGAGTACCTTGGGGTGCCCAACGAGCCCTACATCgacatccagttccagccctcgGGATACCTCTTCCTTGCTCtcacagaagctgctgccaggctggaggccACTGTCTGGctccagagggaggaaggggcacaagtggctctgctgtccccaacCCAGCTGAAGGAGAGGTTCCCCTGGATGAACACAGagggggtggctgtggcctCCTATGGTCTGGAAGATGAAGGTTGGTTTGATCCCTGGACCCTCCTCAATGCCTTCTGCCACaaagccacctctctgggagtCCACAGCTGCTCCGGGGAGGTGCGAGGCTTTGTCACCTCAGCTAGGGACTTGGTGCCGGGGGGACCATCGCTGACGTCCGCACGCATCAAACACATCCACATCTACATGCGGGACAGCCTGGAGTACAAGCCTGTGGCTTGTTCCATCATGGTCAACGCTGCGGGTGCCTGGGCCgggaagctgctggaggaggcagggCTGCCCGAGGAGATGTGGCAGCCCcccctgtgtttttttttttaa